A window of Plasmodium malariae genome assembly, chromosome: 5 contains these coding sequences:
- the PmUG01_05011000 gene encoding Plasmodium exported protein, unknown function, translating into MIAHTNKLTFFIIIFSFSLLIWIFQDAYAADVSTESVNNKKYHNHKFDLGMRRFFLGPMYYEGDDSIPKHYKKYCFSQFLRCYDTSKYKDIIIDSYNPNVSNAAIVKLYNELKEEAEKYDGYKPRAIEIVKYINDLLYYLKLKYKKRVETASPPKKEKYKKLLQIVSSPKIKNLLRLTIPRLAESYYIFSYITNIDHSIDEVILSDLIEQANSILSLHNKN; encoded by the exons ATGATAGCtcatacaaataaattaactttttttattataattttttcattttccctATTAATATGGATATTCCAGGATGCTTATGCG gCAGATGTCTCTACAGAATCagtgaataataaaaaatatcataatcATAAGTTTGATTTAGGTATGAGAAGATTTTTTCTGGGACCAATGTATTATGAAGGTGATGATTCCATACCCaaacattataaaaaatattgctttTCCCAATTTTTAAGATGTTATGATACATCCAAATATAAGGATATCATTATAGATTCTTATAATCCAAATGTATCTAATGCAGCTATTGtcaaattatataatgaattaaaagaagaagcAGAGAAATATGATGGATACAAACCAAGAGCAATAGAaatagttaaatatataaatgatcttttatattatttaaaattgaaatataaaaagagagTTGAAACAGCATCACCTcctaaaaaggaaaaatacaaaaaactTTTACAAATTGTATCTAGcccaaaaattaaaaatttgctTAGACTTACTATTCCAAGATTAGCAGAAtcatactatatattttcgTATATCACAAACATAGATCATTCAATAGATGAAGTAATTTTATCTGACTTAATAGAACAAGCAAACTCTATTTTAtctttacataataaaaattga
- the PmUG01_05011100 gene encoding Plasmodium exported protein, unknown function: MKGNSKPIIFINILVFTLFVWICYYSDNTINYDKSLDGMYELGGNLFLITNRLLVEGSMNKKSTNDVYGKWEKNKLLGKEKYISNNHDHRSKSKNLKESLLNKEKGAKMAKEKHTSLLKRIDVYFEKKVFNLLDSIYKIKNNNKISKNTAYIKIFQKICLEATPPFLLLLTGLVVVLLLCVLFVYDVSLMKNSGNIGVILCCFVVVVLYSLFLICVTAFIVFSIIYALTITLRYNNMKKNNSKICYK; the protein is encoded by the exons ATGAAAGGCAATTCAAAGcccataatttttattaacattctTGTATTTACCCTTTTCGTTTGGATATGTTATTATAGTGATAACACg atTAACTACGATAAATCATTAGATGGTATGTATGAACTAGGTgggaatttatttttaataactaATCGACTACTAGTTGAGGGTtctatgaataaaaaatcaaCTAATGATGTATATGGTAAATgggagaaaaataaattattaggtaaagaaaaatatatatctaataacCATGACCATAGatcaaaaagtaaaaatttaaaagaaagtTTATTAAACAAGGAGAAAGGGGCGAAAATGGCTAAAGAAAAACACACATCTTTACTTAAAAGAATAGatgtatattttgaaaaaaaagtatttaatCTATTAgattctatatataaaattaagaataacaataaaattagtaaaaatacTGCATACATAAAGATATTCCAGAAGATATGTCTAGAAGCTACTCCACcctttttgcttttattgACAGGATTAGTTGTAGTTTTATTACTATgtgttttatttgtttatgaTGTGAGTTTAATGAAGAATAGCGGTAACATCGGAGTAATTCTATGTTGTTTTGTAGTAGTagtattatattcattatttttaatatgtgtTACAGCCTTTATAGTATTTAGTATTATCTATGCTTTGACAATAACTTTAAGATATAATAAcatgaagaaaaataattctaaaatttgttataaatag
- the PmUG01_05011200 gene encoding fam-l protein — translation MDQKIMFLFIKILTFMLLPWICYFYIDMSSLNKNVDEKYNLRRKLNARDYRVLAKYNQDINSSIANSKGEIPNNEVKKRIYISNNKKGAKGKHEPSCRSALYNEEYDKSVDKNKFGVHKIKKYFDFEKKIFKELDYEDYIKNIKTIEYKEYKKLLCKKRRIQIALILLVILVLILPILDLSLETFIDGGLLGSLELLSPVESTGGGVASGVQGSLITLLSQSKWGMLQKISASIIFIYGVPYLIFVVIFILGMVYYYRKVIKYENIKLRKKINKN, via the exons ATGGaccaaaaaattatgttcttatttataaaaattttaacgtTTATGCTTTTACCTTGGATATGTTACTTTTACATTGACATG agctctttaaataaaaacgtGGATGAAAAATACAATCTTCGTAGAAAATTAAATGCAAGAGATTATCGGGtattagcaaaatataatcaGGATATAAATTCAAGTATTGCAAATTCTAAAGGAGAAATTCCAAATAATgaagtgaaaaaaagaatatatatatctaataataaaaagggaGCAAAAGGAAAGCATGAACCCTCATGTAGAAGTGCATTATACAATGAGGAATACGATAAAAGTGttgacaaaaataaatttggtgtacataaaataaaaaagtatttcgattttgaaaaaaaaatatttaaagaacttgattatgaagattacattaaaaatatcaagACTATTGAATataaggaatataaaaaactattatgtaaaaaacgAAGAATACAAATTGCTTTAATATTGTTAGTTATCCTGGTATTAATATTACCCATATTAGATCTTTCTTTAGAAACATTTATAGATGGTGGATTGTTGGGTTCATTAGAGTTGTTATCCCCAGTTGAATCTACAGGAGGTGGCGTTGCGTCTGGGGTACAGGGATCCTTAATAACTTTGTTAAGCCAAAGTAAATGGGGTatgttacaaaaaatatctgcatctattattttcatttatggCGTACCATACCTTATATTtgttgttatatttatattagggATGGTTTATTACTATAgaaaagttataaaatatgaaaatattaagttaagaaaaaaaataaataagaattaa
- the PmUG01_05011300 gene encoding Plasmodium exported protein, unknown function translates to MEQNIRFIFFINIFVFILLIWFCHYYSDMRTFVKFMNHKYGFDRNLDTQIYRLLGTHIEDIYPYVGDLELKIPYNTKKKREKLPTVDYEKWDKEKNEKLYRCSLIKEKLIKELMKNKCTIVHKSYNHYDKKIMNGLKDMAFFKKIMLINDKDYKKLKRKKYRLRLYSLLILFILVLIIPILDLSLGKFETTGNLLLKLCELSGNSAEAIASGQAPQEALPALWFTTCQVKNYVGFKIFSILIYCLPILILGIILIRGIHYYYKNVIKHKKIRFLEAFNEW, encoded by the exons ATGGAACAAAATATTaggtttatattttttatcaacatttttgtgtttatccttttaatttGGTTCTGTCATTATTACAGTGACATg agaaCATTTGTCAAATTTATGAACCATAAATATGGTTTTGATAGAAATTTAGATACACAAATTTATCGCTTATTAGGAACTCATATAGAGGATATTTATCCGTATGTTGGAGATTTAGAATTAAAGATAccatataatacaaaaaaaaaaagagaaaaattacCTACAGTTGATTATGAAAAATGggacaaagaaaaaaacgaaaaattatatagatgTTCACTAATTAAGGAGAAATTGATTAAGGaacttatgaaaaataaatgtaccaTAGTTCATAAATCATATAAtcattatgataaaaaaataatgaatggaCTGAAAGATATggctttttttaaaaaaataatgttaatcAATGATAAggattacaaaaaattaaaacgtaaaaaatacAGATTACGACTTTACTCACTCttaatattgtttatattgGTATTAATTATACCTATATTAGATTTATCATTAGGGAAATTTGAAACTACGGGTAACTTGTTATTGAAATTATGTGAGTTATCAGGGAATAGTGCGGAAGCCATTGCATCTGGTCAAGCTCCTCAGGAGGCTTTGCCTGCTTTATGGTTCACTACATGTCAAGTGAAGAATTATGTAggatttaaaatatttagtattctaatatattgtttaccTATCTTAATATTGGGTATTATTCTTATACGAGgaattcattattattataaaaatgtcataaaacataaaaaaattagattcTTGGAAGCCTTCAATGAATGGTAA
- the PmUG01_05011400 gene encoding STP1 protein: MEGCLSSNLMVLGTGALEMYMYQEFIRIVQHVNQTTTSLNNENNKENFRTKCLQLADYLIQHKTPPRYYFQGKEKWEGTLKGRLNSYFTPLILKYGGCFPILDNNEKQILDLNYKALNLCDEIKKRQEEIQCIKGKRIISDKCDETCSKKIDEYNAWIDDENMKFNNMKVLIENNCKIRPLHFPTIQCDILKNETFKKLNRCPIRHSAPVVSQTSVEKKIIFLDGGQMSEKNPSIQQAPVEQTPKSLQGEQEQGDKKADNVLEIQPILESEPPVIPSTEETIIPTKINENTPVQYAAADRTRTPKDTEYENQKSQEYTTDLNPLSKVSVLPIRHENTSSISISSNNDLPLPIAPSPISAGSLKKKRIRRRQMKILRITLPLYSDKKNKYIADAHLKNQIYGDEQIIKKIKVHDHNIQQNTHLSNRRQKRSKTIIEVHMQILEEFRNTESALKKGEFLEICLEVFTNEEYIEYLNSTKNDLTEHINSENYIEKQKILWNKWIEKHKKLSEILKKTDWLNNLKNEWKKEQSYAKKTDKLEEKYPNENERILCLERQKYIWRQWISKKRKIIEQHLEQAWFYELTEELRNILAKYEKKENKDDISLLNIKELHHKESYEDLYNRIKKKILSKLCILVLMMIFEECEKEEYVENIESHFDNSINDWKDEEQLYRTSRNSENITKNNFNDNENSKNKEIYDYKGDFLKQGIEDWTKEDD; the protein is encoded by the exons ATGGAAGGATGTTTATCTTCG AATTTGATGGTTCTAGGTACTGGAGCCTTAGAAATGTACATGTATCAAGAATTTATAAGGATTGTACAACATGTAAATCAAACAACTActtcattaaataatgaaaataataaagaaaattttaggACTAAATGCTTACAACTGGCAGATTATCTAATTCAGCATAAGACTCCACCACGATATTATTTtcaaggaaaagaaaaatgggaAGGAACACTAAAGGGGAGAttaaattcttattttacaccccttattttaaaatatggtggatgttttcctattttagataataatgaaaaacaaattttagatttaaattataaagcattaaatttatgcgatgaaataaaaaaaagacagGAAGAAATACAATGCATTAAAGGAAAACGCATAATTTCTGATAAATGTGATGAAAcatgttcaaaaaaaattgatgaaTATAATGCGTGGATTGatgatgaaaatatgaaGTTTAACAATATGAAAGTACTCATTGAAAACAATTGCAAAATTCGACCACTCCATTTTCCAACAATACAATGTGATATActgaaaaatgaaacatttaaaaaacttaATAGATGCCCTATTAGGCATTCAGCTCCCGTGGTATCGCAAACAtctgtagaaaaaaaaataattttcttagaTGGTGGGCAAATGTCGGAAAAAAATCCATCAATTCAACAAGCTCCAGTTGAACAAACCCCAAAAAGTTTACAGGGAGAACAAGAACAGGGTGACAAAAAAGCTGATAATGTACTAGAAATTCAACCGATTCTGGAATCTGAACCTCCAGTAATACCGTCAACGGAAGAAACAATCATTCCaactaaaattaatgaaaacaCCCCTGTACAATATGCAGCAGCTGATAGAACAAGAACACCAAAAGATACTGAATATGAGAATCAAAAATCACAAGAATATACAACAGACCTTAATCCACTTTCTAAAGTTTCAGTTTTACCTATTCGTCATGAAAATACTTCATCAATTTCTATAAGTTCTAATAATGATTTACCTCTACCTATAGCTCCTTCCCCTATATCTGCAG GTtcgcttaaaaaaaaaaggataagaaGAAGACAAATGAAAATTCTCCGAATAACACTACCTTTATATTcggacaaaaaaaacaaatatatagcaGATGCTCATCTGAAAAACCAAATATATGGTGatgaacaaataattaaaaaaataaaagtacatGATCATAACATTCAACAAAATACACACTTGTCAAACAGAAGACAGAAGAGATCAAAAACTATTATAGAAGTACATATGCAAATACTAGAAGAATTTAGAAATACAGAAAGtgcattaaaaaaaggagaattttTGGAAATATGCCTAGAAGTGTTCACAAATGAggaatatatagaatatctTAACTCAACAAAAAATGATCTTACGGAACATATTAATagtgaaaattatattgaaaaacaaaaaattttatggaataaatggatagaaaaacataaaaaactttccgaaattttaaaaaaaacagacTGGCTTAACAATTTGAAGaatgaatggaaaaaagaacaatcatatgcaaaaaaaactgataaattagaagaaaaatatccaaatgaaaatgaaagaatTCTTTGTTTAGAaagacaaaaatatatttggaGACAGTGGATATCAAAAAAGCGCAAGATAATAGAGCAACACTTGGAACAGGCTTGGTTTTATGAATTGACAGAGGAGTTACGAAATATATTAgctaaatatgaaaaaaaagaaaataaagatgacatatcattattaaatataaaagaattgcATCACAAAGAAAGTTATGAAGATTTATATAAccgaataaaaaaaaaaatattatcaaaaCTGTGTATATTGGTACTTATGATGATTTTTGAAGAATGCGAAAAAGAGGAATACGTAGAAAATATAGAATCACATTTCGACAATTCCATAAATGATTGGAAAGACGAAGAACAATTATATAGAACATCACGGAACTCGgaaaatattactaaaaataaCTTCAATGATAAcgaaaatagtaaaaataaagaaatatatgattataaaGGAGATTTCTTAAAACAAGGCATTGAAGATTGGACAAAAGAAGATGATTAA